The Fluviispira vulneris genome includes a region encoding these proteins:
- a CDS encoding 7-carboxy-7-deazaguanine synthase QueE, whose translation MSFLVNEIYPCLQGEGVNTGVPSLLVRFHICNLRCTWCDTPYTHTFKSDPIDKNNPNGKQKFVRLSLPELVKRIKEFPQKHLILSGGEPTLHNLGLLMRTLGEEYSAEVESNGTRIPHKQIPNFLITDYNLMQWNISPKFSNAGEDLVPEALTHWAELSKNYDSVHFKFVVRKDYLSADMQEIMNIINQQKISAKKVLLMPEGTTIQSQIENIWLHDECLKHGFRYAPRLHVLLFGNLRGV comes from the coding sequence ATGAGCTTTTTAGTAAATGAAATATATCCCTGCTTGCAGGGAGAAGGAGTCAATACAGGGGTTCCCTCTCTCCTTGTCCGTTTTCATATCTGCAATTTACGTTGCACTTGGTGTGACACTCCTTACACCCATACTTTTAAAAGTGATCCTATCGATAAAAATAATCCAAACGGAAAACAAAAATTTGTCCGTCTTTCCTTACCCGAACTTGTAAAAAGAATAAAAGAATTCCCCCAAAAGCACCTTATACTCTCTGGTGGAGAACCCACGTTACACAATCTTGGCTTGCTTATGCGCACTTTAGGGGAAGAATATTCTGCAGAAGTGGAAAGTAATGGTACGAGAATTCCACATAAACAAATACCCAATTTTCTAATCACCGATTATAACTTAATGCAATGGAATATTTCTCCAAAATTTTCCAATGCAGGAGAAGATTTAGTGCCAGAAGCACTCACCCATTGGGCGGAACTTTCAAAAAATTATGATTCTGTGCATTTTAAATTTGTCGTTAGAAAAGATTATTTAAGTGCCGATATGCAAGAAATTATGAATATTATTAACCAACAGAAGATCTCGGCAAAAAAAGTTTTATTGATGCCTGAAGGAACTACGATCCAGTCACAGATTGAAAATATTTGGCTACACGATGAATGTTTAAAACATGGATTTCGCTATGCACCTCGCTTGCATGTTTTATTGTTTGGTAATTTACGCGGCGTTTAA
- a CDS encoding aldehyde dehydrogenase family protein, with translation MNTISSIISGKKNQGSSHFVSINPANREDILGTFANATLEECKEACVSARKGLEQWKRTPAPVRAEIIANFGKLIQKNKDALAKILTREMGKPIKEARGDVQEAIDTCNFFVSEGRRLYGQTVPSEMQNKELYTYRRPIGVFACITAGNFPFAVPSWYFIPALVCGNTCVWKPSEDTPYLSYIFAELLYAAGVPKDVFHVVFGKGPETGAHLVSLVDEGLIDKVGFTGSTEVGKKIGEICGRNLQTPCLELGGKNPLVVMPDANLDLVTNGVIWSGFGTAGQRCTSLGNLIVHKSIKETLIKKILDKVTNLRIGDPTNENNFYGPMIGERFLKKHNENLSNLIKPHHRLLTAKNGTITEQNKDNSFDGNAQCGFYAFPSIVDNVTENDEIYSTETFGPLFNILSFKDIDEAIYLSNKTGYGLSSAIYTTDIESAYRFRTEISAGMTSINNSTTGAEAHLPFGGNGKSGNGSRQSGIWVVDQFTKWQSVNWDMSGKLQLAQMDTNYINPSDYIVKA, from the coding sequence ATGAATACAATTTCTTCCATAATTTCTGGAAAAAAAAATCAAGGTTCATCCCATTTTGTTTCAATAAATCCCGCAAATAGAGAAGACATCCTTGGCACATTTGCCAATGCAACGCTTGAGGAGTGTAAAGAAGCATGTGTCAGTGCCCGCAAAGGGCTTGAGCAATGGAAAAGAACTCCAGCTCCAGTAAGAGCTGAAATTATTGCTAACTTTGGGAAATTAATTCAAAAAAATAAAGATGCTTTAGCCAAAATCCTCACACGTGAAATGGGCAAACCTATAAAAGAAGCTCGTGGAGATGTGCAAGAAGCAATTGATACGTGTAATTTTTTTGTTTCTGAAGGGCGTAGGCTTTATGGACAGACCGTTCCAAGCGAAATGCAAAATAAAGAGCTCTATACTTATAGACGACCTATAGGAGTATTTGCTTGTATAACTGCAGGTAATTTTCCCTTTGCTGTACCAAGTTGGTATTTTATTCCAGCCCTTGTCTGTGGAAACACATGTGTATGGAAACCTTCTGAAGACACTCCATATCTTTCATACATTTTTGCTGAATTATTATACGCTGCAGGCGTACCCAAAGATGTTTTCCATGTCGTCTTTGGTAAAGGACCTGAAACTGGTGCTCATTTGGTATCCTTAGTGGACGAAGGCCTAATTGATAAAGTTGGATTTACCGGAAGCACTGAAGTCGGAAAAAAAATTGGTGAAATTTGTGGCAGAAATTTACAAACACCTTGCTTAGAACTCGGAGGGAAAAACCCTCTGGTAGTTATGCCTGATGCTAATCTCGATCTTGTCACAAACGGAGTCATTTGGTCTGGGTTTGGCACTGCGGGACAACGCTGTACATCTTTAGGTAATTTAATAGTCCACAAATCAATCAAAGAAACTCTTATTAAAAAAATATTAGATAAAGTTACAAATTTAAGAATTGGCGATCCTACCAATGAAAATAATTTTTATGGTCCAATGATAGGAGAACGTTTTCTAAAAAAACACAACGAAAATTTAAGCAATCTCATCAAGCCTCATCATAGACTTCTTACTGCTAAAAATGGAACTATTACTGAGCAAAACAAAGATAATAGTTTCGATGGCAACGCTCAGTGCGGATTTTATGCATTTCCAAGCATCGTTGATAACGTAACAGAAAATGATGAAATTTATTCAACAGAAACATTTGGACCTTTATTTAATATTTTAAGTTTTAAAGATATTGACGAAGCAATTTATTTATCGAATAAAACGGGATATGGTTTGAGTTCAGCAATTTATACTACAGATATTGAATCTGCATATAGATTTAGAACAGAGATTTCAGCTGGTATGACAAGTATCAATAACAGCACTACGGGTGCAGAAGCTCATCTTCCTTTTGGTGGAAATGGAAAAAGTGGAAATGGTAGCAGACAATCTGGAATTTGGGTTGTAGATCAATTTACAAAATGGCAATCTGTGAACTGGGATATGAGCGGGAAATTACAGCTTGCTCAAATGGATACCAATTACATCAATCCTTCGGATTATATCGTAAAAGCTTGA
- a CDS encoding 6-carboxytetrahydropterin synthase, whose translation MQIKNRNLSKIFIQNVTLLDCALFIPEKGPKGKSWYVDIVWEGEKDATGVLFDFSLAKKSAKSTIDHEFDHKLLVTASHIRFQSNSQIIVIGNNRSDTKESLFAINTYNNSVKKIARETLKALESDDVSELEKEIANAILRNSPSNVRNVKVTLREDEKKKKENYFNYTHSLCHHYGNCQRFHGHSNIVEIFHKGKFDLARSAKAAKKLNNSYIISRNYLADKWDSRLITELVEHCPEISDFKSELIAAQYKGTQGEVAVIMPKINTLALDCESTVENLAEYIRNQFADDTDIEVRAYEGLAKGSICT comes from the coding sequence ATGCAAATAAAAAATCGAAATTTATCTAAGATATTTATCCAAAATGTCACTCTATTAGACTGCGCTCTCTTTATTCCAGAAAAAGGTCCTAAGGGGAAAAGCTGGTACGTCGACATTGTTTGGGAAGGCGAAAAAGACGCGACAGGGGTATTATTCGATTTTAGCTTGGCAAAAAAATCCGCTAAAAGCACTATAGACCATGAGTTTGACCATAAACTACTTGTAACGGCAAGCCATATTCGCTTTCAGTCAAACTCACAAATCATTGTTATCGGTAACAATAGATCTGACACAAAAGAATCGCTTTTTGCCATTAATACGTATAATAACTCGGTAAAAAAAATTGCAAGAGAAACACTGAAAGCTCTTGAATCTGATGACGTATCGGAGCTTGAAAAAGAAATTGCAAATGCGATTTTAAGAAATTCTCCCAGTAATGTAAGAAATGTTAAAGTTACTTTACGTGAGGATGAGAAAAAGAAAAAAGAAAACTATTTTAACTACACACACAGTTTGTGCCATCATTATGGCAATTGCCAACGATTCCACGGTCACAGCAATATTGTAGAGATTTTCCATAAAGGAAAATTTGACCTAGCCAGAAGCGCAAAAGCTGCTAAGAAATTGAATAACTCATATATTATTTCGAGAAATTATCTAGCGGATAAATGGGATTCTCGTCTTATCACTGAACTTGTTGAGCATTGTCCAGAAATTTCAGATTTCAAATCTGAGCTTATTGCAGCACAATATAAAGGCACACAAGGTGAAGTTGCAGTTATTATGCCCAAAATCAATACACTTGCACTCGACTGTGAAAGCACCGTGGAAAATTTAGCTGAATATATAAGAAATCAATTTGCTGACGATACAGATATCGAAGTCCGTGCCTATGAGGGTTTGGCAAAGGGATCGATCTGCACCTGA
- a CDS encoding flagellin N-terminal helical domain-containing protein, whose protein sequence is MGMRIQTNISSINAQRNLSVSTLALAKHTERISSGYRINHAADDAAGLAISEKLKSNIRGMAQAKRNTSDGISLIQTAEGGLHEISNMLIRLKELSIQAASDTIGDNERGHIQKEFVALKDEIDRIALATEFNGTRLLTGKAEIPEDLLKNSNRPPLEIQVGPSWYQAVDGLDEVRNPVHIIRINLEKINAMTGGEGSLGLGNVSDEEGTRLDKKIYAQQTINKIDEAIDKVNEYRAILGAIQNRMGYAVANTATMIENQEAAKSRIKDADYADESSQVVQQGILQKAGVAVLSQANQIPEMALKLLG, encoded by the coding sequence ATGGGTATGAGAATTCAGACCAATATAAGTTCTATCAATGCACAAAGGAATTTATCTGTGTCTACTCTCGCGCTTGCCAAACATACAGAAAGAATATCGAGCGGTTATAGAATAAATCATGCCGCCGATGATGCCGCAGGACTTGCTATTTCTGAAAAACTCAAATCCAATATCCGTGGCATGGCTCAAGCAAAACGGAACACATCAGATGGTATTAGCCTCATTCAAACAGCTGAAGGAGGTCTGCACGAAATATCAAACATGCTTATTCGTCTCAAAGAACTTTCAATCCAAGCAGCCAGCGACACAATAGGCGATAATGAACGTGGACATATTCAAAAGGAATTTGTTGCTTTAAAAGACGAAATCGATCGCATAGCTCTAGCGACCGAGTTTAATGGCACTCGTTTGTTAACGGGTAAAGCTGAAATCCCAGAAGATTTACTAAAAAATAGCAACCGTCCTCCGCTTGAAATTCAGGTGGGCCCTTCCTGGTATCAAGCTGTTGATGGTTTGGATGAAGTCCGTAATCCTGTTCATATTATTAGAATAAATCTAGAAAAAATCAACGCGATGACAGGCGGTGAAGGATCACTTGGTCTCGGCAATGTTTCTGATGAAGAAGGCACACGCCTCGATAAAAAAATATATGCTCAACAGACAATCAATAAAATCGATGAAGCCATTGATAAAGTTAACGAATATAGAGCTATTTTAGGCGCAATTCAAAATCGCATGGGTTACGCGGTCGCAAATACGGCGACAATGATAGAAAATCAAGAAGCAGCGAAATCACGGATCAAAGATGCTGATTATGCAGATGAAAGCTCACAAGTTGTACAGCAGGGAATCTTACAAAAAGCAGGAGTTGCCGTTCTAAGCCAAGCAAATCAAATTCCTGAAATGGCACTTAAGCTTTTAGGTTGA
- a CDS encoding phosphopantothenoylcysteine decarboxylase domain-containing protein, whose product MNQGKLAKKIATAKNFENKKSIKKMSKDIMEDTSVTINSQFLAKTKITIIGGGGIAAIELPRLARELRRNGAEIQFCITENCLKFIGIESLRWASQNEVIINPSGLAEHICTSDAIVVSPATADLIAKASNGICSDGATTLLQSALGQKKTIIFCPTMHESLSNSPFVDENKEKLKNIEGVFFTAPRQEEGKDKLPAPDILAINISHIINKRKLFPENPKRVLITLGGTRALLDPVRCITNLSTGSLGIEVAKVFYAMGIDLTLLTANTSKDVPKYDNIQTINLPNYSDMFEYLKEINENKYNGIIHLVAGSDFIPKSLSHSKISSKNETLRIDLVKAEKIIDLENLAKIPYKAGAKLTSGDQDEGLKVGYEMIRKKNLDALLWSSSNTAWNKKAEHSGVFINMDNGSKKETIVNGKKEMAAQFYFSFINFLENRKLKKQKA is encoded by the coding sequence ATGAACCAAGGCAAATTAGCAAAAAAAATTGCAACAGCAAAAAATTTTGAAAATAAAAAATCGATAAAAAAAATGAGTAAAGATATTATGGAAGACACGTCTGTCACGATCAATTCACAGTTTCTCGCTAAAACAAAAATAACAATTATTGGAGGGGGAGGAATTGCAGCAATTGAGCTTCCCCGTTTAGCACGTGAATTAAGAAGAAATGGAGCAGAAATTCAATTCTGTATTACTGAAAATTGCTTGAAATTTATTGGGATAGAAAGCTTACGCTGGGCGAGCCAGAATGAAGTCATTATCAACCCATCAGGACTTGCAGAGCACATTTGCACATCGGATGCAATCGTTGTTTCTCCGGCAACTGCAGATTTAATAGCAAAAGCAAGTAATGGTATTTGTTCAGATGGAGCAACCACTCTTTTACAGAGTGCGTTAGGACAAAAGAAAACAATTATTTTTTGTCCAACGATGCATGAAAGCTTATCCAACTCTCCTTTTGTTGATGAAAATAAAGAAAAATTAAAAAATATTGAAGGTGTCTTTTTTACAGCCCCACGCCAAGAAGAGGGGAAGGATAAACTTCCTGCACCTGATATTTTAGCGATAAATATTTCACATATTATTAATAAAAGAAAATTATTTCCTGAGAATCCTAAAAGAGTTCTTATCACACTTGGTGGAACTCGCGCTTTACTTGATCCTGTACGCTGTATTACAAATCTTTCAACAGGCAGTTTGGGTATAGAAGTGGCTAAAGTTTTTTATGCTATGGGTATTGATCTCACTTTACTCACAGCAAATACAAGTAAAGATGTGCCAAAATACGACAATATACAAACTATTAATTTGCCAAACTATTCAGATATGTTCGAATATCTAAAAGAAATTAATGAAAATAAATACAATGGTATCATTCATCTTGTTGCAGGTTCTGATTTTATCCCGAAATCACTTTCACATTCTAAGATTTCAAGCAAAAACGAAACCCTTAGAATTGATCTTGTCAAAGCTGAGAAGATAATAGACTTGGAAAATCTTGCAAAAATACCTTATAAGGCTGGAGCGAAGCTCACCTCAGGCGATCAAGACGAAGGTCTCAAGGTTGGTTATGAGATGATACGTAAAAAAAATTTGGACGCACTTCTTTGGAGCAGTTCAAATACAGCTTGGAATAAAAAAGCGGAACACTCAGGTGTTTTTATAAATATGGATAATGGAAGTAAAAAAGAAACAATTGTAAATGGAAAAAAAGAAATGGCAGCACAGTTTTATTTTAGTTTTATAAATTTCTTGGAAAATCGAAAGTTAAAGAAACAGAAAGCATAA
- a CDS encoding ABC transporter transmembrane domain-containing protein: MTFNSKKNNSSFRLWMQQIKLWPSQFSLVIISIIIMIPLSLCLLIIIPYIVQTINSIPADVTWQKLLGDQLSLWISPLVEGTPFESKIPLAFQKNWFAVILISIAGLYGFFNFYSDYLLRDLGEKLAHKLRSDIIKKYLSLSYNAANSIDVGLLASIVGEDMREIQQTFTRLISSLLKDGISSLIFIAWLIILDPQLFILFLTVLIPAAIVLRVTSKTLKKLSRQGLQFESELLSGVLERMRGWQTIQVHKAIDFEIKNFNKINNKIYHVWRRATRAKSLGSPLVEWFGIIAGAFIIIAALRRISDGALESNILTSFMVTVAFLSDKVNRMTNQLNSTRKGTDALHRVNNFLLNDLEKRSEIQLNQKEDLSSNKVKSIQFQNISIGNDAKNILLDNFNMQLNAGTLLAIIGPSGIGKSTFIRTILGVQPSLQGSFLINGEVASDKTFEKYAKDICFIPQEPFLFSGTIFENVTYPLQIENPSAEDIQKAKKALELSLLDKNLDDKIEGLSGGEKQRLMFARIFFKNPSFIVIDEGTSAIDIANELKLIENLKRHVSDSITFVVAHRPAIRDYATEILDFSKTKPSHLLT; the protein is encoded by the coding sequence ATGACATTTAACTCAAAAAAAAATAATTCCTCTTTTAGACTTTGGATGCAACAAATAAAATTGTGGCCTTCCCAATTCTCATTGGTTATTATAAGCATTATAATTATGATCCCTCTCTCTCTCTGTTTACTTATAATTATTCCTTATATAGTGCAGACAATCAATTCAATTCCAGCAGATGTTACTTGGCAAAAACTTTTAGGTGACCAACTTTCTCTTTGGATTTCTCCTTTGGTAGAAGGAACTCCTTTTGAGAGCAAGATTCCTCTTGCATTTCAAAAGAATTGGTTTGCAGTTATTTTAATTTCTATAGCTGGATTGTATGGATTTTTTAATTTCTATAGTGACTACTTGTTAAGAGATTTAGGTGAAAAGTTAGCACATAAACTCCGTTCAGATATTATAAAAAAATACTTGTCATTAAGTTATAATGCAGCAAACTCTATTGACGTTGGTTTACTCGCCTCTATCGTGGGTGAAGATATGCGTGAAATCCAACAAACATTTACAAGACTTATAAGTAGTTTATTAAAGGATGGGATCTCTTCTCTTATTTTTATTGCTTGGCTTATCATCTTAGATCCTCAACTTTTTATTCTATTCCTTACTGTATTAATACCTGCAGCAATTGTCTTAAGAGTCACAAGCAAAACTTTAAAAAAATTATCGCGCCAAGGTCTCCAATTTGAAAGCGAGTTATTAAGTGGTGTTCTTGAAAGAATGAGAGGGTGGCAAACAATTCAAGTCCACAAAGCGATTGATTTTGAAATTAAAAATTTTAATAAAATTAATAATAAAATTTATCATGTATGGAGAAGAGCGACTCGGGCAAAATCATTGGGAAGTCCGCTTGTTGAATGGTTTGGAATCATAGCAGGCGCATTTATTATTATTGCTGCATTAAGAAGAATTTCTGACGGAGCTCTTGAGAGTAATATTTTAACAAGCTTTATGGTAACAGTGGCATTTTTATCTGATAAAGTTAATCGAATGACGAATCAGCTCAACTCAACTCGTAAAGGAACAGATGCTCTTCATCGAGTAAATAACTTTTTATTAAATGATTTAGAAAAAAGATCTGAGATTCAACTTAATCAAAAGGAAGATCTTTCTTCAAATAAAGTTAAGTCTATTCAGTTTCAGAATATTTCAATTGGCAATGATGCTAAAAATATTTTGCTTGATAATTTCAATATGCAACTCAATGCAGGAACATTACTTGCGATTATTGGCCCTTCAGGGATTGGGAAAAGTACTTTTATAAGAACAATCTTAGGTGTTCAACCTTCATTACAAGGTTCATTTCTAATAAATGGAGAAGTTGCTTCAGATAAAACATTTGAAAAATATGCAAAAGATATATGTTTTATTCCACAAGAACCATTTTTATTCTCAGGTACAATATTCGAAAATGTAACATATCCATTACAGATAGAAAATCCAAGTGCAGAAGATATACAAAAAGCAAAGAAAGCTCTTGAACTCTCTCTCCTCGATAAAAATTTGGATGACAAAATTGAAGGCCTCTCTGGCGGAGAAAAACAAAGATTAATGTTTGCCCGTATCTTCTTCAAAAATCCAAGTTTCATTGTTATCGATGAAGGAACGAGCGCAATCGATATAGCAAATGAATTAAAACTCATCGAAAATTTAAAAAGACATGTCTCCGATTCAATTACTTTCGTTGTTGCTCATAGACCTGCCATACGAGATTATGCTACAGAAATATTGGATTTCTCAAAAACTAAACCTTCCCATTTGTTGACTTAA
- a CDS encoding COG3014 family protein: MKLKAFLFFPLFATLINSCQSYTDSNATIRKEMYAGKYKEATELIDKSDIATQGRNYALYRMEKGMLLYLQGDYTPAITQWTQADRKLDDLYTTSISKTAASFIVNDSMSDYSGEAHERVLLPIFSSLAFFANNDQNNSLVMIRRSYDIKKYLNSENEGKNSFKYDAFSHYFSAMVYESKGDWDNAIVEYRTALKNILGDNNQSASGNFKNAETQILKDLGRLAEFRRRNDIITEIKKKNPNLTWDKHSNVLANGELYIVYESGKSPIKVPKDFFIPTGGSVARVSFPEYKSLSYNSHYADIYINDKNIGRTIVMEDIGKMGEQALTDRRLRDIVKLAARVIAKEIAAKKLNEENPLAGLAAMGFNLATEVADTRGWTSLPDTIQIFRATIKPNKETSIVIKPENSQPITFTVTLKQNEKKLIRFRTFD, from the coding sequence ATGAAATTAAAAGCATTTTTATTTTTTCCATTATTCGCGACTTTAATTAATAGTTGTCAGTCTTATACAGACTCAAACGCTACAATTCGTAAAGAAATGTATGCGGGAAAATATAAAGAAGCAACAGAGCTCATTGATAAAAGCGATATAGCCACACAAGGTAGAAATTATGCTCTTTATCGTATGGAAAAAGGGATGTTACTTTATTTACAGGGTGACTATACTCCTGCGATCACACAATGGACACAAGCTGACAGAAAATTAGATGATCTTTATACAACAAGTATATCAAAAACTGCTGCTAGTTTTATTGTAAATGATTCGATGTCAGATTACTCAGGTGAAGCGCACGAAAGAGTTTTGCTACCCATTTTTTCTTCGCTTGCATTTTTTGCAAATAATGACCAAAATAATTCCCTAGTGATGATACGCAGATCATATGATATTAAAAAATATTTAAACTCAGAAAATGAAGGAAAAAATTCATTTAAATACGATGCTTTCTCTCACTATTTTTCTGCCATGGTATACGAAAGCAAAGGTGATTGGGACAATGCTATCGTTGAATACCGTACAGCTTTAAAAAATATCTTAGGTGACAACAATCAATCTGCCTCAGGAAATTTTAAAAATGCAGAAACACAGATTCTAAAAGATCTGGGCAGGCTTGCAGAATTCCGTAGAAGAAATGATATTATAACCGAAATTAAAAAGAAAAATCCGAACTTAACTTGGGATAAACATAGTAACGTTTTAGCAAATGGTGAATTATATATTGTTTATGAATCAGGAAAGTCCCCGATTAAAGTGCCTAAAGATTTCTTTATTCCAACAGGCGGTTCTGTTGCACGAGTTTCTTTTCCTGAGTATAAGTCTCTTTCATATAATTCTCATTATGCTGACATATATATAAATGATAAAAACATTGGGCGCACGATCGTGATGGAAGACATTGGCAAAATGGGCGAACAGGCTCTCACCGATCGACGCTTGAGAGATATCGTAAAACTAGCTGCAAGAGTTATTGCTAAGGAAATAGCAGCGAAAAAATTGAACGAAGAAAATCCGCTTGCAGGATTGGCAGCAATGGGATTTAATTTAGCAACTGAAGTTGCTGATACCAGGGGTTGGACTTCTTTGCCCGACACAATTCAGATATTTCGCGCTACTATTAAACCTAATAAAGAAACAAGTATCGTGATTAAACCTGAAAATTCCCAACCTATCACATTTACTGTGACACTCAAACAGAATGAAAAGAAACTCATAAGGTTTAGAACTTTTGATTAA
- a CDS encoding lysophospholipid acyltransferase family protein, whose product MSVSEKIANEVKESEIKDIFRGLFTWFNVVVFTIFYSSLILILFPFVYFIDKERHLLHYLANLWGKSIQLANPWWQFSIEGIENLAKNGEAVVYVSNHQSQADILALFILSTRFRWLAKESLFNIPFFGWGMRAAGYVPVNRASKKSGEKSMKASSRHLRRGTPMVFFPEGTRSEDGNLKEFKTGAFRLAKALHVPVVPITLNGCANLLPKGSLLPKLAKVTITIHPKIQTTEMTAQEVMQKARESISSKL is encoded by the coding sequence ATGTCAGTATCAGAAAAAATCGCTAATGAAGTAAAAGAAAGTGAGATAAAAGATATTTTTCGCGGATTGTTTACTTGGTTTAATGTCGTTGTATTTACAATTTTTTATTCAAGCCTCATATTAATCTTATTTCCATTTGTTTATTTCATTGATAAAGAACGTCATTTATTGCATTATCTTGCAAATCTTTGGGGAAAATCTATTCAACTTGCCAACCCATGGTGGCAATTTTCAATTGAAGGTATAGAAAATTTAGCAAAAAATGGTGAAGCTGTCGTTTATGTATCAAATCATCAAAGCCAGGCTGATATATTAGCATTGTTTATTTTATCGACTCGTTTCCGTTGGCTCGCAAAAGAATCTCTATTTAATATTCCATTCTTTGGTTGGGGTATGCGAGCTGCAGGATATGTCCCTGTAAATAGGGCAAGTAAAAAAAGCGGTGAAAAAAGTATGAAAGCTTCATCCCGCCATTTACGCAGGGGCACACCTATGGTTTTTTTCCCAGAAGGAACACGCAGCGAGGATGGTAATTTAAAAGAATTTAAGACTGGCGCATTTCGTTTAGCAAAAGCTTTGCACGTCCCTGTAGTACCCATAACTCTAAATGGTTGCGCAAACTTACTCCCTAAAGGATCTTTATTGCCAAAACTTGCCAAAGTGACAATTACAATACATCCTAAAATCCAAACAACAGAGATGACTGCTCAAGAAGTTATGCAGAAAGCTCGTGAGAGTATCTCCTCAAAATTGTAA
- the speE gene encoding polyamine aminopropyltransferase has product MFSKKIPYALGADSDNASPSLDLWYQERHNDEISFGLHVKKTLHTVQSPFQRVDVFESTGFGRVLTLDGLMMCSDRDEFVYHEMISHVPLLVHPNPRRVLVIGGGDGGTLREVLRHDCVEEAVLCEIDGEVVEAARQFFPALAVGLNHPRAKIHIGDGVEFVKNSPKGEFDVVIVDSTDPIGPGVGLFSGEFYNEVKRILTPGGIVMAQCESPWENKFDLAKVYGNLKHAFTSVYSMVGTIPSYPYGYWSWGFASDAQHPFEKIDLDRAKAIEKASKYYNIDIHRSAFALPNFLRQKLVNVVKNA; this is encoded by the coding sequence ATGTTTTCAAAAAAAATACCATACGCTCTTGGAGCTGATTCTGACAATGCGTCTCCTTCCCTTGATCTTTGGTACCAAGAACGCCACAACGATGAAATCTCTTTTGGCCTTCATGTTAAAAAAACATTGCACACCGTGCAAAGTCCTTTTCAAAGGGTAGATGTTTTTGAATCTACTGGTTTTGGAAGAGTTCTTACCTTAGATGGACTCATGATGTGCTCTGATCGTGATGAATTTGTTTATCATGAAATGATTTCCCATGTGCCCCTCTTGGTTCACCCAAATCCTCGCCGTGTTCTTGTTATTGGTGGAGGTGATGGGGGGACGTTGCGTGAGGTTCTAAGACACGATTGTGTGGAAGAAGCTGTATTGTGTGAAATAGATGGAGAGGTTGTAGAAGCCGCTCGACAATTTTTTCCTGCTCTAGCAGTCGGTCTCAATCACCCAAGAGCTAAAATTCACATTGGTGATGGTGTTGAATTTGTTAAAAACAGCCCTAAAGGTGAGTTCGATGTCGTCATTGTGGACTCAACCGATCCGATTGGTCCTGGCGTTGGGCTATTTTCTGGAGAATTCTATAATGAAGTCAAAAGAATATTAACCCCAGGCGGTATCGTGATGGCTCAGTGCGAGTCTCCTTGGGAAAATAAATTTGACCTTGCCAAAGTTTATGGAAACTTAAAGCACGCATTCACATCAGTCTACTCGATGGTTGGAACCATTCCTTCTTATCCCTACGGATATTGGTCATGGGGTTTTGCAAGCGATGCTCAGCATCCCTTCGAAAAAATTGATCTGGATCGCGCGAAAGCAATCGAAAAAGCCTCTAAATACTATAACATAGATATCCATCGCAGTGCTTTTGCTCTCCCCAACTTCTTACGTCAGAAGCTGGTAAATGTGGTGAAGAACGCTTAA